In Allomuricauda ruestringensis DSM 13258, the following proteins share a genomic window:
- a CDS encoding GMC oxidoreductase, with protein sequence MQIIENSTVYDAIIVGSGAGGGMSAKVLSEAGLKVAVVEAGPFFDPAMPEHQTQLKWPYESPRRGKSTRFRPFGDFDAAYGGWDIEGEPYTQKDGTQFEWFRSRMLGGRTNHWGRISLRFGPKDFKHKDEDGHGDNWPIGYEDVKPYYDKVDKMIGVFGTNEGLPNDPDGFFLPPPKPRLHELFYIKGARKSNIPVYPSRMSMLTKKINNDRGVCFYCGQCNRACQVYADFSAGTCLIFPAQKNGGQIDLFVNCMVREVNTDEEGRATGVSYINKEDRKEYKLKGKVVVLGASACSSARILLNSKSKQHPNGLGNSSDVVGRYLHDSTGADRAAFIPDLMNRKVSYNEDGVGGMHVYSPWWGDNSKLDFPRGYHIEVWGGMGMPSYGFGFNVNEFNKFFGTKVGGYGDVLRSDAKKYYGAVVGMAGRGESIARKENYCEIDPTTVDEFGIPVLRFNYKWSQYEINQAKHMQDTFEEILTNMGGEFMGEKPGKDINYGLHNPGNIIHEVGTTRMGDDPKTSVTNKFQQLHDVDNVFIVDAGPFTSQADKNCTWTILALSMRASEYIVEQLKQQNI encoded by the coding sequence ATGCAGATTATAGAGAATTCCACGGTCTACGATGCCATTATTGTGGGCTCTGGAGCAGGTGGCGGTATGTCGGCGAAAGTTTTGTCGGAGGCCGGCCTAAAGGTTGCCGTAGTGGAGGCGGGTCCGTTTTTCGACCCTGCCATGCCGGAGCACCAGACCCAATTAAAGTGGCCCTACGAGAGCCCTAGGCGTGGCAAGAGCACGCGTTTCCGACCCTTTGGGGATTTTGATGCCGCTTACGGTGGTTGGGACATCGAAGGTGAGCCCTATACCCAGAAAGACGGTACCCAGTTCGAATGGTTCCGCTCCCGGATGCTCGGTGGGCGTACCAACCACTGGGGAAGGATTTCACTTCGTTTTGGGCCAAAGGACTTTAAGCACAAAGATGAGGACGGCCACGGCGACAACTGGCCCATAGGTTATGAAGATGTAAAGCCGTATTACGATAAGGTGGACAAGATGATCGGGGTGTTCGGCACCAACGAAGGCCTTCCCAACGACCCGGACGGTTTTTTTCTGCCACCGCCCAAACCAAGATTGCACGAGCTTTTTTATATCAAAGGAGCACGCAAGAGCAACATTCCCGTGTATCCGTCGCGGATGTCCATGCTGACCAAGAAAATCAATAACGACCGCGGGGTGTGCTTCTACTGTGGGCAATGTAATAGAGCCTGCCAGGTATATGCTGATTTCTCTGCAGGGACATGTTTAATTTTTCCTGCGCAGAAAAATGGAGGACAAATCGATCTTTTTGTGAATTGCATGGTTCGTGAGGTCAATACCGATGAAGAAGGTAGAGCCACAGGAGTGTCCTACATTAACAAAGAAGATCGTAAAGAATATAAATTGAAAGGAAAAGTAGTGGTACTGGGTGCCTCGGCCTGTAGTTCTGCTCGTATCCTTCTCAATTCAAAAAGTAAGCAACACCCGAATGGATTAGGGAACAGCAGTGACGTTGTGGGTAGGTATCTGCACGATTCAACGGGTGCTGATAGAGCTGCATTTATTCCCGATTTGATGAACCGAAAGGTTTCCTATAACGAAGATGGTGTAGGAGGTATGCATGTGTACTCACCTTGGTGGGGTGATAATTCCAAGTTGGATTTTCCACGTGGTTACCACATTGAAGTTTGGGGCGGTATGGGTATGCCCAGTTACGGATTCGGTTTCAATGTGAACGAGTTCAATAAGTTCTTCGGGACCAAGGTGGGCGGCTATGGCGACGTACTGCGCAGCGATGCCAAAAAATACTACGGTGCCGTAGTGGGCATGGCCGGTCGGGGAGAATCCATTGCAAGGAAGGAGAACTATTGTGAAATAGACCCGACCACGGTGGACGAGTTCGGTATCCCAGTGCTGCGGTTCAACTACAAATGGAGCCAGTACGAAATCAACCAGGCCAAGCACATGCAAGATACTTTTGAGGAAATCTTGACCAATATGGGTGGTGAGTTTATGGGGGAAAAACCAGGTAAAGACATCAATTATGGTTTGCACAACCCTGGAAACATTATCCACGAGGTTGGAACAACTAGAATGGGAGATGACCCGAAAACATCAGTGACCAATAAATTTCAGC
- a CDS encoding type IX secretion system membrane protein PorP/SprF, producing the protein MPDKTGFSTNRIVLVVLFMAVGFAYAQKEPQYTQYMYNIGSFNPGYVGTVESPEIIGLYRAQWVDIPGAPTTIRGGANIPFNNEKMGLGINIVNDVLGPSTQTYFDVAYSYQIQLSEDTKLSFGLNAGGSSLNIDYSKGTFEDPSDGSILGGNYSNFYPTVGAGLFMYHKEDWYLGVSVPNFLTNALYNDEVATIVEDNMQFNAIGGYVFELGEQTKFKPAFLVNYLQGSPVTVNLSANFQFIDALTIGASYRFDNAVSGLAGFQISNGMFIGYSYDYNTNGLGEYSGGSHEAILKFYIGRGGFDFGNNKSKNKKQNNKGKQIDSPRFF; encoded by the coding sequence ATGCCAGATAAAACAGGTTTTTCAACAAACAGAATTGTTCTAGTAGTGCTTTTTATGGCTGTGGGTTTTGCCTATGCACAAAAAGAACCACAGTATACCCAGTACATGTACAATATCGGTAGTTTTAACCCAGGCTACGTAGGTACGGTGGAAAGTCCTGAAATTATTGGGTTGTACCGCGCACAATGGGTGGATATCCCTGGAGCACCAACAACCATACGTGGAGGGGCCAATATTCCATTCAACAACGAAAAAATGGGACTGGGCATCAATATTGTAAACGATGTTTTGGGACCATCCACACAAACCTATTTTGATGTGGCCTATTCCTACCAAATTCAATTATCGGAAGACACCAAGCTCTCCTTTGGACTCAATGCAGGAGGTTCGTCCTTGAATATTGATTATTCCAAAGGTACTTTTGAAGACCCATCGGACGGTTCCATCTTAGGAGGGAATTATAGTAATTTCTATCCGACCGTGGGTGCAGGACTTTTTATGTATCACAAAGAAGATTGGTATTTGGGGGTTTCGGTTCCCAATTTTTTGACCAATGCCCTATATAATGATGAAGTGGCGACCATTGTAGAAGATAATATGCAATTCAATGCCATTGGGGGCTACGTGTTCGAGTTGGGAGAGCAAACCAAATTTAAACCAGCTTTTTTGGTGAATTATCTCCAAGGCTCCCCGGTAACGGTAAACCTATCGGCCAATTTTCAATTTATTGATGCATTGACCATCGGAGCTTCATACAGGTTTGATAATGCCGTGAGCGGATTGGCAGGTTTCCAGATTTCCAACGGAATGTTTATTGGATACTCTTACGATTATAACACCAATGGTTTGGGCGAGTACAGCGGCGGTTCCCACGAAGCCATTTTAAAATTTTATATTGGAAGAGGTGGTTTTGACTTTGGAAACAATAAATCAAAAAACAAGAAACAAAACAATAAAGGTAAGCAGATAGATTCCCCAAGATTTTTCTAA
- a CDS encoding OmpA family protein, whose protein sequence is MNHTKKIQITLLVSLLGVVFCFAQKKKSQGDVFFFQYEYQKAVNAYEEDLSEGVLTKQQFLNLADAYFETNNYDKASEAYMKIYDQDTLMDTHHYNKMLQSLSKSPNVEGKEDFLTNISSSFPKELMENMEFNNQLLQNGAEANQLEYEIFNLEGNSPQTDFAPSFYNDKLLFSSGRQVNKKLRYEPGNEGYFNIYESEIQPTGQITALQSFQELKETDYHEATPLYSSGLNSVFYVLSNTQDGELAFDENGKNALAIAKQTIGGSYQLLLKDLSTSFYYPFYDDANGKLYFSADFEEGYGGTDIYFVYTNNGQVMSAPINLGPRINSSGNEVAPFIFENSFYFASDVFYGLGGMDIYKSNIEGEGFGIPINLGTPINTEFDDFGMIIRNDGDGLLGYFTSNREGGKGKDDIYGFKVDEKPGLKTITFKGTVVNASNANEVVSNAAVSLWDMNGEMLAETSSDEEGQYRLEIPYETELILDASKERYSRYIKKFNQDELEALQNNTFDVPISFYNDMVEEREGQKVVKMDDFYFSTSSTQLTDDIKNELNTVVDFVKAFPQAQLRIETYTDSRGGSSTNFRLTQMRSDAIKKYLVESGVPASNILYSVGYGEDKILNNCTNGVFCLETLHKKNQRSLIVVLNDNVLFD, encoded by the coding sequence ATGAACCATACAAAAAAAATACAGATAACACTTTTGGTATCCCTACTGGGTGTGGTTTTCTGCTTTGCCCAAAAAAAGAAGTCCCAAGGCGATGTTTTCTTTTTTCAATACGAATACCAAAAAGCAGTCAATGCATACGAAGAAGATCTTTCTGAAGGTGTATTGACCAAGCAGCAGTTCCTGAACCTTGCGGACGCTTATTTTGAAACAAATAATTACGACAAGGCTTCGGAAGCCTACATGAAAATCTATGACCAAGACACCTTGATGGACACGCACCATTACAATAAAATGTTGCAGAGCCTATCCAAAAGTCCGAATGTCGAAGGAAAAGAAGACTTTTTAACCAATATATCATCAAGTTTTCCAAAGGAACTGATGGAGAACATGGAATTCAATAATCAGTTGTTGCAGAACGGTGCCGAAGCGAATCAGTTGGAGTACGAAATCTTCAATTTGGAGGGCAATAGTCCCCAAACAGATTTTGCCCCTAGTTTTTACAATGATAAGTTATTGTTCTCCAGCGGGCGTCAAGTCAACAAAAAACTACGATACGAACCGGGTAACGAAGGCTATTTCAATATTTATGAGTCCGAAATACAACCAACGGGCCAAATTACTGCGCTGCAATCTTTTCAGGAACTAAAGGAAACCGATTACCATGAGGCTACACCATTGTATTCATCTGGCTTGAACAGTGTATTTTATGTGTTGTCCAACACCCAAGATGGAGAACTTGCCTTTGATGAAAATGGCAAAAATGCCTTGGCCATTGCAAAACAGACCATTGGAGGTTCCTACCAGTTGTTGCTAAAGGATTTGAGCACCTCTTTCTATTACCCTTTTTACGATGATGCCAACGGAAAACTCTACTTTTCTGCCGATTTTGAAGAGGGCTACGGAGGAACGGACATTTATTTTGTGTACACCAACAATGGACAGGTAATGTCCGCCCCTATCAATTTAGGGCCACGTATCAATTCATCAGGTAACGAGGTTGCCCCATTTATATTTGAGAACAGTTTTTACTTTGCTTCCGATGTGTTTTATGGCCTTGGTGGCATGGACATCTATAAATCCAACATTGAAGGCGAAGGTTTTGGAATCCCTATTAATTTGGGAACACCTATTAATACTGAATTCGATGATTTTGGAATGATCATTAGAAATGATGGTGATGGTTTGTTGGGGTACTTCACATCAAACCGTGAAGGAGGAAAAGGAAAAGATGATATTTACGGCTTTAAGGTTGACGAAAAGCCTGGCCTCAAGACCATTACCTTTAAAGGAACCGTTGTGAATGCGAGCAATGCAAACGAAGTAGTTTCCAATGCAGCAGTAAGTCTTTGGGATATGAATGGGGAAATGTTGGCAGAAACAAGTTCGGATGAAGAAGGGCAATATCGATTGGAAATTCCATACGAAACCGAATTGATTTTGGATGCATCCAAAGAGCGCTATTCAAGATACATTAAAAAGTTCAATCAAGATGAACTCGAAGCCTTGCAAAATAACACTTTTGATGTGCCAATTTCCTTTTACAATGATATGGTAGAAGAGCGCGAGGGCCAGAAAGTGGTGAAGATGGACGATTTCTATTTTAGCACCAGCTCTACGCAATTAACGGATGATATCAAAAATGAACTGAACACGGTGGTGGACTTTGTGAAAGCTTTTCCGCAGGCTCAACTTAGAATTGAAACTTATACTGACAGTAGGGGAGGCAGCAGCACTAATTTTAGACTTACCCAAATGCGCTCAGATGCTATAAAAAAATATTTGGTGGAAAGCGGTGTGCCTGCTAGCAATATCCTATATTCCGTAGGTTATGGAGAGGACAAAATCTTGAACAACTGCACCAACGGCGTATTCTGCTTGGAAACATTGCACAAAAAGAACCAACGTTCTTTGATCGTGGTCCTAAATGATAATGTGTTGTTTGATTAA
- a CDS encoding NRAMP family divalent metal transporter, which produces MKALLKALGPGLLFASMAIGTSHLVLSTKAGAQYGWVMVIPILLANLLKYPFFEFGVRYTTVTEKSLIEGYTNLGKTYLYIYAFVTLISTFTILAALYVVTAGLFMNLFGVTSVGAGTISFCLFVFISLLLIIGKYQFLERSLKAVISILFIALLITTLMVLQKGPVPNAESYQRPEIFNEVGILFLIGLVGWMPTAVEASGWVSLWGMENLKTMKNKPTLKLALQEFNVGYILTAVLALFFMIIGWMTLYGTGTKLSGNAVVFADQLVNLFTTHIGSWAYFFIAVAAFATMFSTCMTAHDAISRVSLDVLQKLYPKKNIYDQKHAFALMVIVMAWINWIVISLFSANMGKLVALATFVSFVFAPLLGWMNLKTVTGKDVPDEHKPKMGLKVLTYCGMVFLSLFALYYCWMLLL; this is translated from the coding sequence ATGAAGGCATTGTTGAAAGCACTTGGCCCTGGCCTGTTGTTTGCCAGTATGGCCATTGGCACCTCACATTTGGTACTCTCTACCAAAGCGGGAGCCCAATATGGATGGGTCATGGTAATTCCCATTCTTTTGGCCAACTTGCTTAAGTATCCTTTTTTTGAATTTGGGGTACGATACACCACTGTTACAGAAAAAAGTTTGATAGAAGGATATACCAACTTGGGCAAAACCTATTTGTACATCTATGCCTTTGTCACCCTAATTTCCACTTTTACGATTTTAGCGGCTCTTTATGTGGTAACGGCAGGTTTATTCATGAATTTGTTTGGTGTAACCTCCGTGGGAGCTGGGACCATTTCGTTTTGCCTTTTTGTATTTATTAGCTTATTGCTGATTATTGGTAAGTACCAGTTTTTGGAACGTTCCCTAAAGGCAGTTATCTCCATACTTTTTATAGCGCTGTTGATTACAACCCTTATGGTACTGCAAAAAGGTCCTGTACCGAATGCCGAATCGTACCAGAGACCCGAAATTTTTAATGAAGTCGGTATTTTGTTTTTGATCGGCTTGGTCGGATGGATGCCTACAGCCGTAGAGGCATCAGGATGGGTGAGCCTTTGGGGCATGGAAAACCTAAAGACCATGAAGAACAAGCCTACGCTTAAACTTGCCCTTCAAGAATTTAATGTAGGTTATATATTAACGGCAGTTTTAGCGTTGTTTTTTATGATTATCGGTTGGATGACCCTGTATGGTACGGGGACCAAACTCAGCGGCAACGCTGTGGTTTTTGCCGACCAGTTGGTCAATCTGTTCACCACACATATTGGGAGCTGGGCCTACTTTTTTATTGCCGTAGCTGCTTTTGCGACCATGTTCAGTACGTGCATGACCGCCCATGACGCTATTTCCCGTGTGAGTTTGGACGTGCTTCAAAAACTATATCCTAAGAAAAACATCTACGACCAGAAACATGCTTTCGCCTTGATGGTAATCGTAATGGCCTGGATCAATTGGATTGTAATCAGTCTTTTTAGTGCCAATATGGGCAAACTCGTTGCCTTGGCCACTTTTGTGTCCTTTGTTTTTGCGCCGCTATTGGGATGGATGAACCTAAAAACGGTAACCGGAAAAGATGTTCCCGATGAGCACAAACCCAAAATGGGACTAAAAGTACTTACCTACTGTGGAATGGTTTTTCTATCGCTTTTTGCACTCTACTATTGCTGGATGTTGTTGCTATAG
- a CDS encoding prolyl oligopeptidase family serine peptidase, with the protein MGRFFTPFVLFLITLNTLFAQKGNISTLKIKDIMQGDDFVGHRPSTPYWSTDGKTLYFDWNPNNAMSDSLYAYSIDHKNIEKLGFLEANALPSSRLTYNQAKTEAVYSKNGDIFLLDLSTYQSKTITKTQERESNPHFTDDGKSIAFVRDGELYTWNIDSGLIEQKTHFVKSKDGEPNRDSKDEWLYQDQLDIFDVLQERKAKKDTGEQISKKLESLEPLEIETGGKQVISLEMDPSGSYVTYILMDRPDSKGTIVPHFVTESGYTEDQNTRSKVGDEPTQYEMFVYDVENRKNYPVVLDNLEGLDYVPEYTKDYPDKTYENEDRIGYINGPAWNTDGSKAILDIQANDYKDRWIVLLDPKSGTVEPLDRQHDEAWIGGPGIGRYRGGDLGWMPDDKKIWFMSEKTGYSHLYTMDINNKKSKALTSGAFEIYDAFLSKDKNSWYFTSNKTHPGDRQFYSMPLKGGKWEQLTNMVGRNDVVLSPNEEKMAILYSYSNKPTELFIKDNPVETNGNPQAEQITNSNTDDFNAYDWKDPEIITFNASDGAEVHARLYQPEASVKNKAAVIFVHGAGYLQNAHKWWSSYFREYMFHNLLVDNGYTVLDIDYRGSAGYGRDWRTGIYRHMGGKDLSDQVDGAKMLMDEYGIDTDKIGIYGGSYGGFITLMGMFNAPDTFSAGGAIRSVGDWAAYNHGYTARILNTPATDSLAYKRSSPIYFADGLKGDLLILHGMVDDNVHFQDMVRLSQRLIELGKENWEMAVYPVERHGFVEPSSWTDEYTRIFKLFQKSLLGKE; encoded by the coding sequence ATGGGAAGATTTTTTACGCCATTCGTACTTTTTCTTATCACTTTGAACACTTTGTTTGCTCAAAAAGGAAACATCTCCACCTTAAAAATCAAAGATATTATGCAGGGAGATGACTTTGTCGGGCATAGGCCATCCACCCCCTATTGGTCCACAGATGGGAAAACTTTGTATTTTGATTGGAATCCGAACAACGCAATGAGCGATTCGCTATATGCTTACTCCATTGACCATAAAAACATTGAAAAACTGGGCTTTTTAGAGGCCAACGCACTTCCCTCATCTAGATTAACATACAACCAAGCAAAAACGGAGGCCGTGTATTCAAAAAATGGGGATATTTTCCTTTTAGATCTTAGCACCTATCAATCCAAAACCATAACCAAAACCCAAGAAAGGGAAAGCAATCCACATTTTACCGATGATGGAAAAAGCATTGCCTTTGTGAGAGATGGAGAGCTTTATACTTGGAATATAGATTCGGGGTTGATAGAACAGAAAACTCACTTTGTAAAATCTAAAGATGGAGAGCCGAATCGTGATTCTAAGGATGAATGGCTCTACCAGGATCAATTGGATATTTTTGATGTACTACAAGAGCGCAAAGCAAAAAAGGATACTGGGGAGCAGATCAGTAAAAAACTGGAGTCCTTGGAGCCTTTGGAAATTGAAACGGGCGGAAAACAAGTTATCAGCCTTGAGATGGACCCATCGGGTTCGTACGTAACCTACATTTTGATGGACAGACCGGATTCCAAGGGAACCATAGTTCCACATTTTGTAACCGAATCGGGATATACCGAAGATCAAAACACCCGTTCCAAAGTAGGTGACGAGCCCACACAATACGAAATGTTTGTGTACGATGTGGAAAACCGCAAAAACTATCCCGTGGTTTTGGATAATCTGGAGGGTCTGGACTATGTTCCGGAGTACACCAAGGATTATCCGGACAAAACCTATGAAAACGAGGACCGTATCGGATATATTAACGGACCTGCCTGGAACACGGATGGCAGTAAAGCCATTTTGGATATTCAGGCCAATGATTATAAGGACAGATGGATTGTGCTACTAGACCCTAAATCCGGAACTGTGGAACCATTGGACCGCCAACATGATGAAGCTTGGATTGGTGGCCCAGGCATAGGCCGCTACCGAGGGGGAGATTTGGGATGGATGCCCGATGACAAGAAAATTTGGTTCATGTCCGAAAAAACAGGGTATTCCCATTTGTACACCATGGACATCAACAACAAAAAATCCAAGGCCTTGACCTCTGGGGCATTTGAAATTTATGATGCTTTTCTATCAAAAGATAAAAACAGCTGGTATTTTACTTCCAACAAAACCCATCCTGGTGATCGTCAATTCTATTCCATGCCACTCAAAGGTGGAAAATGGGAACAATTGACCAATATGGTGGGTAGAAACGATGTGGTGCTTTCCCCCAACGAGGAAAAAATGGCCATTCTCTACTCCTACTCCAACAAGCCTACGGAATTGTTCATCAAAGACAATCCTGTTGAGACTAATGGAAACCCTCAAGCAGAGCAAATTACGAATTCCAATACTGATGACTTTAATGCCTACGATTGGAAAGACCCAGAAATTATCACCTTCAACGCATCCGATGGCGCAGAAGTCCACGCAAGATTGTATCAACCCGAAGCTTCGGTCAAAAACAAAGCCGCTGTGATTTTTGTACACGGTGCAGGTTACCTGCAGAATGCACACAAGTGGTGGAGTTCCTATTTTAGGGAGTATATGTTCCACAACCTTTTGGTGGACAATGGTTATACGGTACTTGATATTGATTACCGCGGAAGTGCAGGTTACGGTAGAGATTGGCGAACCGGTATTTACAGGCACATGGGCGGCAAGGATTTGTCCGATCAAGTAGATGGCGCCAAAATGTTGATGGATGAATATGGCATCGATACCGATAAGATTGGTATTTATGGAGGTTCCTATGGTGGATTTATCACCTTGATGGGCATGTTCAACGCACCTGATACCTTCAGTGCTGGCGGGGCGATTCGTTCCGTTGGCGATTGGGCGGCATACAACCATGGCTATACGGCACGAATTTTAAACACGCCTGCTACCGATAGCTTGGCCTACAAGCGTAGTTCTCCCATTTATTTTGCGGATGGATTAAAGGGCGACCTTTTAATTCTTCATGGGATGGTAGATGATAATGTACACTTTCAGGATATGGTTCGACTTTCCCAACGTTTGATTGAACTCGGCAAGGAAAACTGGGAAATGGCGGTTTATCCAGTGGAACGACACGGCTTTGTGGAACCCAGCAGTTGGACGGACGAGTATACCCGTATCTTTAAATTGTTCCAGAAATCACTTTTAGGGAAAGAATAA